In the genome of Aspergillus luchuensis IFO 4308 DNA, chromosome 2, nearly complete sequence, one region contains:
- a CDS encoding putative prefoldin subunit 1 (COG:O;~EggNog:ENOG410PQNS;~InterPro:IPR009053,IPR002777;~PFAM:PF01920;~go_component: GO:0016272 - prefoldin complex [Evidence IEA];~go_function: GO:0051082 - unfolded protein binding [Evidence IEA];~go_process: GO:0006457 - protein folding [Evidence IEA]), which translates to MSIPNEALQKLLQEIEVQAITSQQQIGVTKAQITTKQRDIRMLELTSKEIGSLPKDTRVYEGVGKMFVAVPMNTIDKRLSSESGELKTDIAGLEKKLHYLEMTHKNSRENLEQILKSGGKA; encoded by the exons ATGTCCATTCCCAACGAAGCTCTGCAGAAG CTTCTGCAAGAAATTGAGGTCCAGGCTATCACCTCCCAACAACAAATCGGCGTCACGAAGGCGCAGATCACAACTAAGCAGAGAGACATCCGCATGCTGGAGCTAACGTCCAAGGAAATCGGTTCTTTGCCTAAGGATACAAGGGTATATGAGGGCGTCGGTAAGAT GTTTGTGGCTGTCCCCATGAACACGATCGACAAGCGCCTGTCAAGCGAGAGTGGAGAACTGAAGACGGATATTGCTGGCTTGGAAAAGAAGCTGCACTACCTGGAAATGACACATAAGAACAGCCGGGAGAACCTGGAGCAGATCTTGAAGTCCGGTGGAAAGGCGTGA
- a CDS encoding isopenicillin N synthase family dioxygenase (COG:Q;~EggNog:ENOG410PH6A;~InterPro:IPR026992,IPR027443,IPR005123;~PFAM:PF03171,PF14226;~go_function: GO:0016491 - oxidoreductase activity [Evidence IEA];~go_process: GO:0055114 - oxidation-reduction process [Evidence IEA]), giving the protein MQIPVVDFSQWYNSQDASSRQQVAHALVKACQDVGFVYIVNHSLPGSILDETFEWMRRFFELSSEDKMRAPHPEGWAVHRGYSWPGLEKVSQVMSTGDDEDARKKLREVPDVKEIYDIGSEENTFQPNQWIPKETLPGYQDFMVQFYWECNKVGSEILRALATGLDLEDESYLTKKHSGHNNQLRLLHYLPVPAEELEKERTARCPAHTDWSSITMLFQDDCGGLEVEDISRPGTFVPAPPLKHAIIMNIGDLLQMWSNDRLRSTNHRVRLPQLSDRFEGPNRMTRERYSIPYFMSPDPDVTIECIPSCMSEAYPAKYKPTTQAEYNKMRASMMY; this is encoded by the exons ATGCAGATCCCCGTCGTGGACTTTTCGCAGTGGTACAACAGCCAAGATGCCTCCTCTCGTCAACAGGTCGCACATGCACTGGTCAAGGCTTGTCAGGATGTCGGGTTCGTATACATCGTGAACCACTCGCTTCCTGGATCGATTCTGGATGAAACCTTTGAATGGATGAGACGCTTTTTTGAGCTCTCGAGCGAAGACAAGATGCGGGCCCCACACCCGGAGGGCTGGGCTGTACATCGAGGCTACTCATGGCCCGGTCTAGAAAAGGTTTCTCAAGTCATGAGCaccggagatgatgaggacgcGCGGAAGAAGCTGAGAGAGGTGCCAGATGTCAAG GAAATCTACGATATTGGCAGCGAAGAGAATACCTTTCAGCCCAACCAGTGGATACCGAAAGAGACACTTCCCGGTTACCAAGACTTCATGGTTCAATTTTACTGGGAGTGTAATAAGGTTGGAAGCGAGATACTACGTGCTTTGGCTACCGGCCTTGACTTGGAGGATGAAAGCTACCTGACGAAGAAGCATTCAGGTCACAACAACCAGCTCCGGTTGCTGCACTATCTGCCTGTGCCGGCAGaagagttggagaaagaGCGAACCGCCCGATGCCCGGCACATACAGATTGGAGTTCTATAACCATGCTCTTCCAGGATGACTGTGGTGGCCTGGAAGTAGAGGACATTTCTCGGCCTGGCACATTCGTCCCCGCTCCTCCGTTGAAAcatgccatcatcatgaacatTGGGGACTTATTGCAAATGTGGAGCAATG ATCGTCTTCGGTCAACCAACCACCGCGTCAGACTACCACAACTCTCAGACCGATTCGAGGGACCCAACCGGATGACACGGGAGCGCTACTCAATTCCGTATTTCATGTCTCCTGATCCAGACGTGACCATTGAATGTATTCCGTCATGCATGAGTGAGGCATATCCGGCAAAGTATAAGCCAACCACCCAGGCTGAGTACAACAAGATGCGAGCCTCAATGAtgtattaa
- a CDS encoding uncharacterized protein (COG:S;~EggNog:ENOG410PSFG;~SECRETED:SignalP(1-18)) gives MKLFGWISAAFLASTVLSLETTPAPSIDTIPFYSPRNADSGRRAFEVLQLLRKRSDNCPSGYDSCTNLGYSDICCADGSRCTRDAADNVACCPTGASCTGTLSETGNSGGGATSSFRFPQTATATQTTDGTSVTLTGSTIAGAYPFVNIPTSFANARVCTSYYSLCQSEYTGCLSQLGGGYAVTVAAEGGGVTRAGGGASAAISTCSSLSMEACHGLSIGYCGSYSTDVYENRGTMPRRSSSLEDLFFGMFIGLAGMFL, from the coding sequence ATGAAGCTCTTCGGGTGGATCTCGGCCGCATTCCTCGCTTCGACTGTTCTTTCGTTAGAGACAACACCAGCTCCATCGATCGATACTATACCATTCTATTCACCTCGCAATGCAGACTCCGGACGAAGGGCCTTTGAAGTACTGCAATTATTAAGGAAGCGGAGCGATAACTGTCCTTCTGGATATGATTCTTGCACAAACCTAGGCTACTCGGATATATGCTGTGCCGATGGTAGCAGGTGCACTCGCGACGCCGCTGACAATGTCGCTTGCTGCCCGACGGGAGCAAGCTGTACCGGCACGCTCTCAGAGACTGGAAACTCTGGGGGAGGTGCAACTAGCAGCTTCCGATTTCCCCAGACAGCGACAGCTACACAGACTACAGATGGAACGAGTGTGACTCTCACGGGCTCTACGATTGCCGGAGCATATCCATTTGTCAATATCCCGACATCGTTCGCCAACGCGCGCGTTTGCACATCATACTACTCTCTCTGTCAGAGCGAATATACCGGCTGTCTTTCGCAACTCGGAGGAGGGTATGCTGTGACTGTGGctgctgaaggaggaggtgtcACTCGCGCTGGAGGAGGCGCTTCTGCAGCTATATCGACATGCTCTAGTCTGAGTATGGAGGCATGCCACGGCCTCAGCATTGGTTACTGCGGCAGTTACAGCACTGATGTCTACGAGAACCGGGGAACGATGCCCAGACGGAGTTCCAGTCTTGAGGACCTTTTCTTTGGCATGTTCATTGGACTTGCCGGGATGTTTCTATGA